The genomic DNA GCTCACCAACCATTGTGTCTAGTCCCTAAATGCATAAATCACAAAAccacaaataagaaaaaaggaattgAATGAGTTGATCGAAATAATCAAgagtttttagaaaattcatgtGATCTCTCTATATTTCCATCTTTTAATGTAACAAAATGATAAGATCACTGGATGTCTTAATAAGCTTCCATGGTCGTGGAGATTAAGAATTCACACAAAAAGTTCAGAGAACAAAATACCAGAACTTAGACGGAAGTTTAAATGAATTTAACCTGGGGCAGTTTGTCTATGAATTTAGCAGCATTGGCGAGCTCAGCAGCAGCCCTTATTTCTTCAGTGGTTGCACCATCCTTCCCATAGGCAATATTATCTTTAATGCTACAAGTAAATAAAACAGGTTCCTGGCTGACAAGGCCTATTTTCTGTCTGATCCATTTCAGCTGGAACTCTTTCAGATTAATACCATCAATAAGAACTTCGCCAGCTAGGGGGTCATAAAATCTCTCAATCAAACTGATTACAGTTGATTTACCACTTCCACTCTCTCCAACCAAAGCAGCAGTTGCACCACTAGgaattgagagagaaaatccATCGAATATTTGTTCATCCGGTCTTGCAGGATAACTAAAATAAACATCCCTCAGTTCTATGTCTCCACGGATATCATGTAATTGTTGCCCATTAGTGTCAGAAGCATCAATCTCTGGCTTTCTGTCAATTGTCTCAAACATCTTATAAGCTGCAGCTTGTCCAGCAGCAAATACACTCAAGCATGGAGATGCCTGCCCAAGAGACCTGAAAATTTATCATAGAAAGCAGAAAAGTTATATCTTGATCTTCTGAAGAATCACATATCAAATTTTGGACTgaaggggggagggggagtaGTCAGTAGATCAAGTAAAAATGCAAACACTAGTACAATAGTACTAGGATCAACAAATTTGTTCATTAAATTTTACTGCAAGCAACTTACATGGAGCCAGTCAACACAGCGGAAACTACATTAATGACTTCCCCTCCTGTATATCCTTTTTCAAGTATCATCTTTCCTCCAAACCATATAGCCAGAGCATAACTACACATCATAATCAGCATAGCCGAACCAATTCCGAACCCAGATGCCAAACCCTCTTGCACACCGGAGTTGTAAGCTTTAATTAAGGAGTTGTTGTAATTAGCTATAGCTTGCTTTTCTCCTGTAAACGATGCAACCTGAATTGGGAACATAAGTTTTAGTTCTACACtaagaaaatagaaataataaatttttgttttaaagatcTTAAAGACAAGTAGGCCTACTGTTCTGATTGAACCAATTGTCTGCTCTACCACAGTTGCTGCCACTGAATAAGCAGTTTGTCCACTGGATGCCATCTTTGATATAAGGATGCGCATGACGGCACCAGAGAGGACAACAAGGGGGATAGAAGATAGCATGACAAGGGTGAGAAGCCATCCCTTAACAAATGCTACAACAAAGCCTCCTACGAATGTTGCAATTAACTGGATAAAAGTTCCTACCTgcaataagaaaatgaaagaatgaGAGGTTACTGGAGAAAATAGCAACAGCTTAAGGCTTTTGTGTGTGGCATGTAAATACCTTCTCGCCCATGGCCTCTTGAATGAGCACAGTATCACCTGACATCCTCCCAACAATTTCCCCAGTGttaatttctttatcaaaAAAGCCAATATCTTGCCTC from Prunus dulcis unplaced genomic scaffold, ALMONDv2, whole genome shotgun sequence includes the following:
- the LOC117613474 gene encoding ABC transporter B family member 4-like yields the protein MAEKNPADGNVIKEQGTAASNGHSAVVEDSQNNPQDTSKSKEDGTKTVPYYKLFSFADSLDYLLMSVGTISAIGNGVCMPLMTIIFGDVITSFGEIGNNKDVVDAVSKVALKFVYLAVGAAAAAFLQMSCWMVTGERQAARIRSLYLKTILRQDIGFFDKEINTGEIVGRMSGDTVLIQEAMGEKVGTFIQLIATFVGGFVVAFVKGWLLTLVMLSSIPLVVLSGAVMRILISKMASSGQTAYSVAATVVEQTIGSIRTVASFTGEKQAIANYNNSLIKAYNSGVQEGLASGFGIGSAMLIMMCSYALAIWFGGKMILEKGYTGGEVINVVSAVLTGSMSLGQASPCLSVFAAGQAAAYKMFETIDRKPEIDASDTNGQQLHDIRGDIELRDVYFSYPARPDEQIFDGFSLSIPSGATAALVGESGSGKSTVISLIERFYDPLAGEVLIDGINLKEFQLKWIRQKIGLVSQEPVLFTCSIKDNIAYGKDGATTEEIRAAAELANAAKFIDKLPQ